One segment of Halomonas sp. TD01 DNA contains the following:
- the glnP gene encoding glutamine ABC transporter permease GlnP, which translates to MNVDWSIIINFLPQLFHGAKITLYITVTGLIGGISLGAVIGLMRAYGGYILNTLAFIYVEIIRGTPIVVQVMFLYFALPVLVDIRIDPMTTAILAIVINAGAYVAEIVRGAVLSISKGLTEAGRAIGLPRWKVVVYIVGPLAFRRLIPPLGNQCIVSLKDTSLFIVIGVGELTRTGQEIMAANFRAVEIWTAVAVFYLIMTGTLSLLLRIIEKRMRIL; encoded by the coding sequence ATGAATGTCGATTGGTCGATTATCATTAATTTCCTGCCTCAACTATTCCATGGGGCAAAAATCACGCTGTATATCACCGTAACGGGCTTGATCGGTGGTATTTCATTGGGGGCTGTTATTGGCCTGATGCGTGCCTACGGCGGCTATATTCTCAATACGCTTGCGTTTATCTACGTCGAAATCATTCGTGGCACGCCGATTGTTGTCCAGGTGATGTTTCTATACTTCGCCTTGCCGGTATTGGTGGATATCCGTATTGACCCGATGACAACGGCCATTCTTGCGATCGTTATTAATGCCGGGGCGTATGTTGCTGAGATTGTGCGTGGCGCAGTGCTATCGATCTCAAAAGGATTAACCGAGGCAGGACGCGCCATTGGTTTGCCGCGCTGGAAAGTGGTGGTCTATATCGTTGGCCCACTGGCCTTTCGTCGGTTGATTCCACCGCTGGGTAACCAGTGCATTGTCAGTCTGAAAGATACCTCCTTGTTTATTGTGATCGGCGTCGGCGAACTGACGCGCACTGGCCAGGAAATCATGGCGGCTAACTTCCGCGCGGTCGAAATATGGACGGCGGTTGCCGTGTTCTACCTAATTATGACCGGCACGCTGTCGCTGCTGCTGCGTATCATCGAGAAGCGGATGAGGATCTTATGA
- a CDS encoding CYTH domain-containing protein produces MKNSTPTSSSVSAPTEIELKLALSPAQLDTLLCHTALAAPPEQQHLANTYFDTPAGDMAKARIAVRLRQIDGRVLQTVKTAGHGGGGLSTRQEWEWQVPGPQLDQHDLAALPPFEGSLGTVISALRPALRTDFIRRSWQIDWQGSHIELVLDEGEIVSGGAQAAICEVELELKAGKPEALWSLALKLAESVPLRPSDTSKAARGNALGVQQWSLPEADTPAQWLHRATVALDAYHDSGLAEHLTIAQQALDTLAAHPQLDESTHRDAQTLATALTDNGQPTSAYGVAALTLAHRFAYQTTLR; encoded by the coding sequence ATGAAAAATTCAACTCCTACTTCTAGTTCTGTTTCAGCACCTACCGAAATCGAGCTTAAACTCGCCCTTTCACCTGCTCAGCTAGACACGCTGCTGTGTCACACTGCGCTAGCAGCCCCCCCCGAACAGCAGCACCTTGCAAACACCTATTTCGATACCCCTGCGGGCGATATGGCCAAGGCACGGATCGCCGTGCGCTTACGCCAAATAGATGGCCGTGTGCTACAAACGGTAAAAACCGCAGGCCACGGCGGTGGCGGCCTCTCCACCCGACAAGAGTGGGAGTGGCAAGTTCCAGGCCCACAGCTTGACCAACATGACTTGGCCGCCCTACCGCCTTTTGAAGGTTCACTAGGCACCGTTATTTCAGCGCTACGCCCTGCGTTGCGCACCGATTTTATTCGGCGCAGCTGGCAAATCGACTGGCAAGGCAGCCATATCGAGTTAGTGTTGGACGAGGGAGAGATTGTCAGTGGTGGTGCTCAAGCGGCTATTTGCGAGGTTGAGCTGGAATTAAAAGCAGGCAAACCAGAGGCGCTTTGGTCGCTGGCATTGAAGCTCGCGGAAAGCGTACCGCTTCGCCCTTCTGATACCAGCAAAGCCGCTCGCGGAAATGCGTTAGGCGTGCAGCAGTGGTCACTACCTGAAGCTGATACCCCGGCTCAGTGGCTACACAGAGCTACGGTGGCGCTGGATGCCTATCACGACAGTGGTCTAGCGGAGCACCTAACCATCGCACAACAGGCGTTAGACACACTGGCCGCCCACCCGCAGTTGGATGAAAGCACCCACCGCGATGCTCAGACATTGGCCACGGCACTGACTGATAACGGACAGCCAACTTCCGCTTATGGCGTTGCTGCGTTAACTCTGGCCCATCGCTTCGCCTATCAAACCACGCTACGCTAG
- the glnQ gene encoding glutamine ABC transporter ATP-binding protein GlnQ translates to MSAIIEFKNVSKHFGPLKVLEKVDLEINRGEVVVLIGPSGSGKSTLLRCINGLEMITSGDLLVDGMSVKGGNKTLREIRQEAGMVFQQFNLFPQMTALENVAFGQRHVRGMGRKAADISAQELLEKVGLGDKSKHYPHELSGGQQQRVAIARALAIKPKVMLFDEPTSALDPELKQEVLTVMHKLAEEHMTMVVVTHEMSFAKQVGTRLIFMEHGKIAVDANPVDVIDNPPNDRMKDFLRHV, encoded by the coding sequence ATGAGCGCCATCATAGAGTTCAAAAATGTGTCCAAGCACTTTGGCCCGCTTAAGGTACTTGAAAAGGTTGATCTGGAAATTAATCGTGGCGAAGTGGTCGTGCTAATAGGGCCATCCGGTTCTGGAAAATCCACCTTGCTGCGCTGTATTAATGGGCTGGAAATGATTACCTCGGGTGACCTTCTTGTTGACGGTATGAGCGTTAAAGGGGGGAACAAAACGCTGCGTGAAATTCGCCAGGAAGCGGGCATGGTCTTCCAGCAGTTCAACCTGTTTCCACAGATGACAGCGCTGGAAAATGTGGCCTTTGGTCAACGCCATGTGCGAGGTATGGGGCGCAAGGCTGCTGACATTAGTGCCCAGGAGCTACTGGAGAAGGTCGGCCTAGGGGACAAATCCAAACACTACCCCCATGAGCTTTCGGGTGGCCAGCAGCAGCGGGTAGCGATTGCTCGAGCGCTAGCGATCAAGCCCAAAGTAATGCTGTTTGATGAACCTACCTCGGCGCTTGATCCTGAGCTAAAACAGGAAGTGCTGACTGTCATGCATAAATTGGCAGAAGAGCATATGACTATGGTGGTGGTGACCCATGAAATGTCCTTTGCCAAGCAGGTGGGCACACGCTTGATTTTTATGGAACACGGCAAAATTGCTGTTGATGCCAACCCTGTTGATGTCATCGATAACCCGCCTAATGACCGGATGAAGGATTTTCTGCGCCATGTCTAA
- the argA gene encoding amino-acid N-acetyltransferase has translation MDTRFPFVDWFRNASPYINAHRGRTFVILIEGEAMASGRGEQLIQDLALLHTLGVRLVVVFGIRPQVHDALTAAGVEPTRVDGRWVADRAVMAHVEQVAAHQRLWLEARLSLGLPSTPLHGVELSVISGNLVTAKPLGVREGVDFDHSGEVRRVRASAIEGLLEKGSLVLLPPLGFSSTGEVFDLDASEVAQHAAVALKADKLILLGESEGLEDEQGALLRQLSPAEAEPRLQQALPGSELARHLNAACTAAREGVARTHLLSWRNHDALLGELFTRDGVGTMITQHRYEQLRPATLNDVAGLLELLEPLERRGMLVARSRERLEHEIDDYMVIERDGMVIGCAALHVFPDTTVGEMACVAVHGNYRGGERGERLVEALERRARQRGLSEMFVLTTHTAHWFVERGFRAASLDDLPPLKREAYNHARKSKVLVKNLT, from the coding sequence TTGGACACACGCTTCCCTTTTGTTGATTGGTTTCGTAACGCTTCCCCTTACATTAACGCGCACCGGGGACGAACCTTTGTCATCTTAATTGAGGGCGAAGCCATGGCGTCTGGCCGAGGGGAGCAGCTGATTCAGGATTTAGCGCTGCTACACACCCTGGGGGTGCGGCTAGTCGTGGTGTTTGGTATTCGCCCACAAGTGCATGATGCATTAACGGCTGCCGGTGTAGAGCCAACGCGGGTGGATGGCCGTTGGGTAGCTGACCGAGCGGTGATGGCCCATGTGGAACAGGTAGCAGCGCACCAACGGTTATGGTTAGAGGCGCGGCTCTCCTTAGGCCTGCCTAGCACGCCGCTACACGGTGTGGAGCTTAGCGTGATTTCCGGCAACTTGGTGACCGCTAAACCACTCGGTGTACGTGAAGGCGTAGATTTTGATCACAGTGGTGAAGTGCGCCGGGTACGCGCTAGCGCTATTGAAGGGCTGTTGGAAAAAGGCTCACTGGTGCTGCTGCCGCCGCTAGGCTTTTCCAGTACGGGGGAAGTGTTTGATTTAGACGCCTCGGAAGTGGCGCAACATGCTGCCGTAGCGCTGAAAGCGGACAAGCTCATTCTGCTGGGCGAGTCGGAAGGGCTAGAGGACGAGCAGGGCGCGCTATTACGCCAGCTTTCCCCGGCAGAGGCCGAACCTCGGCTGCAGCAGGCGTTACCGGGCAGTGAGCTGGCACGCCACTTAAACGCCGCCTGCACCGCCGCCCGAGAAGGGGTCGCGCGCACCCACCTGCTTTCCTGGCGCAATCACGATGCGCTGTTGGGGGAGCTGTTTACCCGTGACGGCGTTGGCACCATGATCACCCAGCACCGCTACGAGCAGTTGCGACCAGCCACGTTAAACGACGTCGCTGGCCTGCTAGAGCTGCTGGAGCCGCTTGAGCGGCGTGGCATGTTGGTGGCTCGTTCGCGGGAGCGGTTAGAGCACGAAATTGATGACTACATGGTGATAGAACGTGATGGCATGGTGATTGGCTGTGCCGCACTGCATGTTTTCCCAGACACCACGGTGGGGGAAATGGCCTGTGTCGCGGTACACGGTAACTACCGCGGCGGTGAGCGTGGCGAGCGTTTGGTGGAAGCGTTAGAACGACGCGCTCGGCAGCGCGGGCTTTCCGAAATGTTTGTGCTGACTACCCACACGGCTCATTGGTTTGTTGAACGTGGCTTCCGTGCGGCCAGCCTGGACGACCTGCCGCCGCTAAAGCGTGAAGCCTACAACCACGCCCGAAAATCCAAGGTGTTGGTCAAAAATCTAACGTAA
- a CDS encoding C45 family autoproteolytic acyltransferase/hydolase yields the protein MSKQVSSIGWQIINGQPRDIGVALGRAGRDAVHRFLLPSAIWAEINDPIHQNAVATMAANTQRDFPQVWEELEGLAEGLNLPIEAVFAWNCRGDLLAHAPDGCTTLAVPGETPLVAHNEDGLPFFRGHCFMAEVTSAPGEGFTAFCYPGSIPGHTLAFTRQGWVQAVNNLRLLDITPKVPRMVLGRAALNQPNVTDVVALLQRYNECGGFHFSLAECGQPEVTSIEFGGGGAAQRALNAPSVHANHALYHPSGVASQWITDSSRDRQQRGDQLLKEGETAPLAILHDQQASGLPILRLSADDPDHENTLVTAVMRLEADGVAWQLYDRTGAPPAYAGKLIYPT from the coding sequence ATGTCTAAACAAGTAAGCTCTATTGGCTGGCAGATTATCAACGGACAGCCACGCGACATTGGCGTTGCCCTTGGTCGCGCAGGGCGCGATGCGGTGCATCGGTTTCTGTTGCCGAGCGCTATTTGGGCCGAGATTAACGACCCGATTCACCAGAATGCTGTTGCTACCATGGCAGCCAATACGCAGCGTGATTTCCCCCAGGTGTGGGAAGAGCTAGAGGGGCTTGCGGAAGGCCTTAATCTGCCCATTGAGGCGGTATTTGCTTGGAACTGCCGTGGTGACCTGTTGGCCCATGCACCGGACGGCTGTACTACCTTGGCGGTTCCCGGAGAAACGCCGCTGGTGGCGCATAATGAAGATGGCCTGCCATTTTTCCGCGGCCACTGCTTTATGGCTGAAGTAACATCAGCGCCGGGAGAAGGGTTTACAGCCTTCTGCTATCCCGGCTCGATACCCGGTCACACCCTGGCGTTTACCCGCCAGGGCTGGGTGCAGGCGGTCAATAATTTGCGCCTGCTCGATATCACACCCAAGGTGCCAAGAATGGTGTTAGGGCGAGCAGCCCTAAACCAGCCCAATGTAACCGACGTGGTGGCGCTGCTGCAGCGCTACAATGAGTGTGGCGGCTTTCATTTTTCGCTTGCCGAGTGCGGCCAGCCCGAGGTGACGAGTATTGAGTTCGGTGGCGGGGGGGCTGCCCAGAGGGCGTTGAATGCCCCCAGCGTGCACGCCAATCATGCGCTGTATCACCCGAGTGGTGTGGCGTCACAATGGATTACTGACTCCTCTAGAGACCGCCAGCAGCGTGGGGATCAGCTGCTGAAAGAAGGAGAGACTGCGCCGCTGGCCATCTTGCATGATCAACAAGCCAGTGGTCTGCCAATTCTGCGGCTTAGCGCTGACGATCCTGATCACGAGAATACCCTGGTTACGGCTGTGATGCGTCTTGAAGCGGATGGTGTAGCATGGCAGCTTTATGATCGTACTGGAGCGCCGCCCGCTTATGCCGGAAAACTTATCTACCCGACGTGA
- the xseA gene encoding exodeoxyribonuclease VII large subunit has product MHETPQALSVSQLNQRAKQTLEREVGEVWVEGELSNVSRPASGHIYFTLKDDRAQIRCALFRQRARFVAAPMRDGDQVKLRGRVSLFEPRGDYQLIADAVQAAGLGELLAAFERLKVQLESEGVFANARPLPFPPRKILILSSASGAAIRDVLAVLAARWPLADVTLIPVPVQGAEAAPAMISALGLLNRQARLDPDQDVVLITRGGGSLEDLWAFNNEHLARAIFHSRLPVMSAVGHEVDTTLADFAADMRAPTPSAAAERLVPDQQALKHQLSQLENRLRRAMQARLERDSQRLDTLRARLRHPGEQLNRQRQYVSALTQRLQRAMQQSVQQQQTRVTQLSKRLASQDMARLHRTEQERVSQLQRRLASTIQRALEVRQALLSSAARELNAVSPLAVLGRGYAIAQDEKGHVIRRAEDTEPGQKLSLRLGEGRLSVEVKRRYNKK; this is encoded by the coding sequence ATGCACGAAACGCCACAAGCGCTCTCTGTTAGTCAGTTGAATCAGCGCGCCAAGCAGACCCTTGAGCGAGAGGTGGGCGAGGTGTGGGTAGAAGGCGAACTTTCCAATGTTTCCCGCCCGGCCTCTGGGCATATTTACTTCACGCTGAAGGATGACCGCGCGCAAATTCGCTGTGCACTGTTTCGCCAGCGGGCGCGTTTTGTGGCGGCCCCCATGCGTGATGGTGATCAGGTAAAACTACGCGGCCGTGTTTCGCTGTTCGAGCCGCGCGGCGACTATCAGCTGATTGCCGACGCCGTGCAGGCGGCGGGCTTGGGGGAGCTACTGGCGGCATTTGAGCGCCTAAAAGTGCAGTTGGAAAGCGAAGGCGTGTTTGCCAATGCTCGCCCTCTGCCCTTTCCACCCCGCAAGATTTTGATTTTGAGTTCTGCCAGCGGCGCAGCGATTCGCGATGTATTGGCGGTGCTGGCGGCTCGCTGGCCCCTGGCGGATGTCACGCTGATTCCGGTGCCCGTACAAGGTGCCGAGGCCGCCCCCGCCATGATTTCTGCACTGGGGTTATTAAACCGGCAGGCGCGTTTAGACCCTGACCAGGATGTGGTGCTGATCACCCGCGGTGGCGGTAGCTTAGAGGATTTGTGGGCGTTTAATAACGAGCATCTGGCACGGGCGATTTTTCACTCCCGCTTGCCGGTGATGTCAGCAGTGGGCCACGAGGTAGATACCACCCTGGCAGATTTCGCCGCCGATATGCGCGCCCCTACCCCATCGGCGGCGGCCGAGCGTTTAGTACCCGACCAGCAAGCGCTAAAGCACCAATTGTCACAGCTAGAAAACCGCTTACGTCGTGCCATGCAGGCGCGCTTAGAACGAGATAGCCAACGGTTGGATACCTTGCGTGCCCGCCTTCGCCACCCTGGGGAGCAGCTTAACCGCCAGCGCCAGTATGTTTCCGCCCTAACCCAACGGCTGCAACGCGCAATGCAGCAAAGCGTTCAGCAGCAGCAAACTAGGGTCACACAGTTAAGCAAACGCTTAGCCAGCCAAGACATGGCACGCCTACACCGCACAGAGCAAGAGCGTGTTAGCCAGCTCCAGCGCCGTTTAGCCAGCACTATACAGCGGGCGTTGGAAGTACGTCAGGCACTCTTGAGTAGCGCTGCCCGTGAGCTAAATGCCGTCAGCCCACTTGCGGTATTGGGGCGCGGCTATGCCATTGCCCAGGATGAAAAGGGCCATGTCATTCGCCGAGCAGAGGACACCGAGCCAGGCCAGAAACTCTCGCTACGGCTGGGCGAAGGCAGGCTAAGCGTAGAAGTAAAACGGCGCTACAACAAAAAGTAG
- a CDS encoding MurR/RpiR family transcriptional regulator: MIVLERRPLMPENLSTRRENDQASSSTQPPQTLDALRELALRIARGESELRLGPKAREVLARLIDLQGDQVLLSISSAARRLEVNPSSISRLARSLGYARFSDLQRVLLSANFTSSASFYRDHAASALAADKRSLHVQAEQLCAENKHNIDRFLQGVKHDDIETFAQAVINAPRVRLYGVRQFHALCSFSAYGLGMLRPDVALLSDATNGVAEGLASLSEGDVLIVASCQPYTRQVVDVCRMAQAHGIQTLAVTDYASSALVEYAQVSILVPHESSFISNSMVAYFAAMECLINACATLAGDSAGKAISRRDRFITELDIEIR; this comes from the coding sequence ATGATCGTACTGGAGCGCCGCCCGCTTATGCCGGAAAACTTATCTACCCGACGTGAGAATGACCAAGCGTCATCAAGTACTCAGCCTCCCCAAACGCTGGATGCGCTACGTGAACTGGCACTGCGTATTGCCAGAGGTGAGAGTGAGCTGCGACTTGGCCCTAAAGCACGGGAAGTACTGGCGCGCCTGATCGACCTTCAGGGGGACCAGGTCTTGCTGTCTATTTCCTCGGCAGCCCGTCGTTTAGAGGTCAACCCGTCGAGTATTTCTCGTTTGGCACGCTCTCTCGGCTATGCCCGTTTCAGTGATTTACAAAGAGTCCTGCTGAGCGCGAACTTTACTTCTTCAGCATCTTTTTACCGCGACCATGCTGCCAGCGCGTTGGCAGCAGACAAGCGCAGTTTGCATGTCCAGGCGGAGCAGTTATGCGCTGAAAACAAACACAATATCGATCGCTTTCTACAGGGTGTGAAGCATGATGATATTGAAACTTTCGCCCAAGCGGTGATCAATGCGCCCAGAGTAAGGCTGTACGGTGTGCGTCAGTTTCATGCACTGTGCAGTTTCTCAGCCTACGGGCTAGGCATGTTGCGTCCTGATGTAGCACTGCTTAGCGACGCCACTAATGGGGTCGCGGAAGGATTGGCGTCGTTGTCCGAAGGTGACGTGCTGATTGTCGCCAGCTGTCAGCCCTATACGCGCCAAGTGGTGGATGTCTGCCGCATGGCGCAGGCTCACGGTATTCAAACCTTGGCCGTAACCGACTACGCTAGTTCTGCACTGGTCGAATATGCGCAGGTATCTATCCTGGTGCCCCATGAAAGCAGCTTTATTTCCAACAGCATGGTGGCCTATTTTGCCGCCATGGAGTGCCTGATTAATGCTTGTGCCACCCTGGCAGGCGACTCGGCAGGTAAGGCAATCTCGCGGCGGGACCGCTTTATCACCGAGTTGGATATCGAAATACGCTGA
- a CDS encoding inorganic phosphate transporter, whose protein sequence is MQIIAQHGEIFIILACLFGFFMAWGVGANDVANAMGTSVGSKAITIKQAIIIAVIFEFLGAWLAGGEVTATIRGGMLDPVLLESNPQLLVYGMLSALLAAAIWLMIASARGWPVSTTHSIVGAIVGFGAVGLGMEAVAWGKVGQIASSWVVSPLLAGTIGFVLFKSVHHLIFESDDPFAAAKRYVPGYVFLVGFIVAMVTLTKGLSHVGLNLTFGQSLLLSVLIGAGIMGLGLIMQRRIKFEKNASDHFGYANVERVFGVLMIFTACAMAFAHGSNDVANAVGPLAAVISVVRSDGVIDSAALVPWWVLVLGGGGIVFGLVTYGHKVIATVGTGITELTPSRGFAATLAAATTVVLASGTGLPISTTHTLVGAILGVGLARGMAALNLRVIGTIVMSWLITLPAGAGLAILFFFMFKGMFG, encoded by the coding sequence ATGCAGATTATTGCCCAGCACGGTGAAATTTTTATTATTTTGGCCTGTTTGTTTGGCTTCTTTATGGCTTGGGGCGTGGGTGCAAACGACGTTGCCAATGCGATGGGAACTTCGGTGGGGTCGAAAGCCATCACCATCAAACAAGCCATTATTATCGCGGTTATCTTTGAATTTTTAGGTGCTTGGCTGGCGGGCGGCGAAGTGACCGCTACTATCCGAGGCGGGATGCTTGACCCTGTCTTACTAGAGTCAAACCCCCAACTATTGGTTTACGGCATGCTTTCCGCGCTGCTGGCGGCTGCTATTTGGCTGATGATTGCATCGGCTCGTGGCTGGCCGGTTTCCACCACCCACTCTATCGTGGGCGCTATTGTTGGTTTTGGCGCGGTGGGGCTTGGAATGGAAGCCGTCGCTTGGGGCAAAGTGGGTCAAATTGCTTCCAGCTGGGTCGTTTCACCACTGTTGGCCGGTACGATTGGCTTTGTGCTGTTCAAATCAGTTCATCACCTGATTTTCGAAAGTGATGACCCATTTGCCGCCGCCAAACGTTACGTACCCGGCTATGTGTTCCTGGTTGGGTTTATCGTGGCGATGGTGACGCTGACCAAGGGCCTTAGCCACGTTGGTCTGAACTTGACGTTTGGTCAGAGCTTGCTGCTATCGGTTTTAATCGGTGCAGGGATCATGGGCTTGGGCTTGATTATGCAGCGCCGCATTAAGTTCGAAAAAAATGCCAGTGACCACTTTGGCTACGCCAATGTTGAACGGGTATTTGGCGTTCTGATGATCTTTACGGCTTGTGCGATGGCGTTTGCCCACGGCTCTAACGATGTTGCCAACGCCGTAGGCCCGCTGGCAGCGGTAATTAGCGTGGTACGTAGTGACGGCGTTATTGATAGCGCGGCGTTAGTGCCTTGGTGGGTACTGGTGCTTGGCGGCGGCGGCATTGTGTTTGGCCTTGTTACTTACGGCCATAAAGTCATTGCAACCGTTGGTACCGGCATTACCGAACTTACGCCCAGCCGTGGTTTTGCTGCCACGCTGGCCGCTGCGACCACCGTGGTGTTGGCATCCGGTACTGGCTTGCCGATCTCAACCACCCACACGCTTGTGGGGGCTATCCTTGGTGTGGGTCTGGCACGCGGTATGGCAGCGCTTAATCTGCGTGTTATCGGTACGATTGTGATGTCTTGGCTTATCACACTGCCAGCAGGTGCCGGTTTGGCCATCCTGTTCTTCTTTATGTTCAAAGGCATGTTCGGTTAA
- a CDS encoding SDR family oxidoreductase, whose translation MSDQQQPPQHQNKQPGDEHAMQPTPEYIRESYRGADKLLDKVAIITGGDSGIGRAVAVHYAREGADSVIVHLKEPKDADDTKRLVEAEGRRCLVLQGDVAEPIFCGDIVEHTLKEFGKLNVVIHNAAEQYDWDDVTDIPDEQLLRTFQTNVFSHFYLTKAALPHLSEGDTIIATSSINAFKGNDTLIDYTATKGAIQGFVRSMAMSLMDRGIRVNAVAPGPIWTPLIPASFDDEKVANFGGQVPMKRAGHPSEIGPAYVYLASEESSYMSGQTLHLNGGVILNT comes from the coding sequence ATGAGTGATCAACAGCAACCCCCGCAGCATCAGAATAAACAGCCCGGCGATGAGCATGCGATGCAGCCAACGCCGGAGTATATTCGCGAAAGCTACCGCGGTGCCGATAAGCTATTAGATAAAGTTGCTATCATTACTGGTGGCGACAGCGGCATTGGCCGAGCGGTGGCCGTACATTACGCCCGTGAAGGTGCCGATAGCGTTATTGTGCACCTTAAAGAGCCCAAAGATGCCGACGATACCAAGCGTTTAGTAGAGGCAGAGGGACGCCGTTGCTTGGTGCTGCAAGGCGACGTGGCGGAACCCATCTTTTGTGGCGACATTGTGGAACATACCCTGAAAGAGTTCGGCAAGCTCAACGTAGTTATTCATAATGCCGCTGAGCAGTATGACTGGGACGATGTCACTGACATTCCTGATGAGCAGCTACTACGCACGTTTCAAACGAACGTGTTCAGCCATTTTTATCTCACGAAAGCGGCACTGCCCCACCTGAGTGAAGGCGACACCATTATCGCCACGTCCTCCATCAACGCCTTCAAAGGCAACGACACACTAATTGACTACACCGCCACGAAAGGCGCCATCCAAGGGTTTGTACGCTCAATGGCTATGTCGTTAATGGATAGAGGCATTCGGGTTAATGCCGTCGCGCCGGGGCCAATCTGGACACCGTTAATTCCCGCCAGCTTTGATGACGAAAAAGTCGCCAACTTTGGCGGGCAAGTCCCCATGAAGCGAGCCGGCCATCCCAGTGAAATTGGCCCAGCGTATGTATACCTCGCCAGCGAAGAGTCGTCTTACATGAGCGGCCAAACGTTGCACTTAAATGGCGGGGTTATTTTAAATACTTAA
- the glnH gene encoding glutamine ABC transporter substrate-binding protein GlnH produces the protein MKTLTTLMAATAFSLTATTAAAEKLVVATDTAFVPFEFAQDGEYVGFDIDMWTMIAEELELDFELRPMDFNGIIPGLQTGQLDVALAGITIREDRAEVIDFSDGYYESGFRIMVPIDSDIESAEDLAGKTLAVRTGTSAADYARDNFTDTQLRQFPNIDNAYLELRTGRVEAAMHDTPNVLYYIATAGDGQVKAVGEQMMAHEYGIAFPKGSELVEPVNGVLAAMREDGRYDEIYAKWFGEAPTE, from the coding sequence ATGAAGACACTAACCACTCTAATGGCTGCTACTGCTTTCTCTCTCACTGCCACGACTGCCGCTGCGGAAAAGCTAGTGGTTGCCACCGATACTGCCTTTGTGCCCTTTGAATTTGCCCAGGACGGTGAATATGTCGGCTTCGATATCGACATGTGGACAATGATTGCCGAAGAGCTTGAGTTGGATTTCGAACTGCGGCCAATGGATTTCAACGGCATTATTCCTGGCCTGCAGACCGGCCAGTTAGATGTTGCCCTGGCGGGTATCACCATCCGCGAAGACCGTGCTGAGGTGATCGATTTTTCGGATGGCTACTATGAAAGCGGCTTCCGTATCATGGTGCCAATCGATAGCGATATCGAAAGCGCAGAAGACCTAGCGGGCAAAACCCTGGCCGTGCGCACCGGCACCTCCGCTGCTGATTACGCCCGGGATAACTTCACCGACACCCAGCTACGCCAATTCCCCAATATCGATAACGCCTACCTTGAATTACGCACTGGCCGTGTCGAAGCCGCTATGCATGATACGCCCAACGTTCTCTACTACATCGCCACTGCTGGTGACGGCCAGGTTAAAGCCGTAGGCGAGCAGATGATGGCGCACGAGTATGGCATTGCTTTTCCCAAGGGGAGCGAGCTGGTCGAGCCGGTTAATGGCGTGTTAGCCGCCATGCGTGAAGATGGTCGCTACGATGAAATCTATGCCAAGTGGTTTGGTGAAGCACCGACTGAATAA
- a CDS encoding TIGR00153 family protein, whose protein sequence is MVTSNPFSAMFGRSPFQPLLAHIVKANECADQLLPFFEASLAGDWDTAAVLRENVTRLEHDADTLKTELRLNLPNTMFLPVSRSDLLDLISVQDKIANKVRDITGIMLGRKMRVPDELADPMRDYMRTSVACVAQARQALEELKDLLESGFGRNVSDVMQKMIRELHTLEHQADDQQVNIRRQLFALESQLPPVDVIFLYKIIDWVGELSDRAERVGSRLQILTAR, encoded by the coding sequence ATGGTTACCTCCAACCCTTTTTCCGCGATGTTTGGCCGCTCGCCATTCCAGCCGCTGCTGGCTCACATCGTCAAGGCCAATGAATGTGCCGACCAACTGTTGCCGTTCTTCGAGGCATCACTTGCCGGTGATTGGGATACCGCAGCTGTATTGCGTGAAAACGTCACTCGTTTAGAGCATGACGCCGACACGCTGAAAACAGAGCTTCGGCTTAATTTGCCCAACACGATGTTCCTTCCCGTCTCGCGTTCTGACTTGCTCGACCTTATCAGCGTGCAGGACAAGATCGCCAACAAGGTGCGCGACATTACCGGCATTATGCTGGGACGTAAAATGCGTGTGCCTGATGAGCTGGCCGATCCCATGCGTGATTATATGCGCACCAGCGTGGCTTGCGTGGCTCAGGCGCGTCAGGCGTTAGAAGAGCTGAAAGACCTCCTTGAGTCCGGCTTTGGGCGTAACGTTTCCGATGTTATGCAGAAAATGATCCGCGAGCTGCATACGCTTGAGCACCAAGCTGATGATCAGCAGGTGAATATTCGGCGACAGTTGTTTGCGCTTGAGAGCCAGCTTCCCCCCGTTGATGTGATCTTTCTTTACAAGATTATCGATTGGGTCGGTGAGCTATCCGATCGCGCCGAACGCGTGGGCAGCCGCCTGCAGATTTTGACCGCACGCTAA